GCTACCTGCCCGGCGTGAACATCCTCAACGGCGCGAACCTGGTCGCCAGACAGGGCGAGCTGATCGGCATCATCGGCCCGAACGGCGCCGGAAAGTCGACGTTGCTGAAGGCGATCTTCGGACTGGTGCACGTGCGCCAGGGCGAGATCACCGTCAACGGCGAGAGCGTGGTGGGCCTGAAGGCCGACAAGCTCGTGCAGCGTGGCGTGGGCTTCGTGCCACAGACCAACAACGTGTTCCCCTCCCTCAGCATCGAGGAGAACCTGCAGATGGGCCTGTACCAGAATCCGAAGGCGTACGCGGAACGGCTGGAGTTCGTCACCGGCATCTTCGCCGAGCTCGGCTCGCGGCTCAAGCAGCGTGCGGGCTCGCTCTCGGGCGGTGAGCGCCAGATGGTGGCGATGTCGCGTGCGCTGATGATGAACCCGTCGGTGCTGCTGCTGGATGAGCCATCGGCGGGTCTGTCGCCGGTGCGCCAGGACGACGCCTTCATCCGGGTCTCCGACATCAACAAGGCCGGCGTGACGACCATCATGGTCGAGCAGAACGCCCGCCGCTGTCTGCAGATCTGCGACCGCGGCTACGTGCTCGACCAGGGCCGCGACGCCTACGAGGGCACCGGTCGTGCGCTGCTCGAGGATCCGAAGGTGATCGGGCTGTACCTGGGCACGCTGGGCCAGGACGCCGCCTGACGGCATCCGCTCTGCACCCGGCCGCCGTCGGGCCGGCGGCGCATCACACGAGAAGGGCCCGGATGCCGAAGCATCCGGGCCCTTCTGCTGTCACTCAGTTGGTGCGGGTGTAGGTGTTGTCCCCGCCGAACTTGAAGACGCCGATCGCGGCGCCCTGCGGGTCGCCCCACTCGTCGAACGTGACGTCGCCGGAGTAGCCGTTGTAGTCGGCCTGGCCGCCGTCGTTGATGATCTTCGCGCAGTCGGCGAAGCTGGTGCACGCGGTACCGCCGTCGACTCCGCCGGAGACCTCCTGCATCTTCGCGGCGATGTCCACACCGTCGGTGGACTGCGCCGAGAGCGATGCCAGAGCCATCAGGATGACCGCGTCATAGGACTCAGCCGCGTAGGTGAAGTCCTTGATCTCGGCGTTGCCCTTGCCGGTCCAGTAGTCCTGCAGACGCTGGGTGAAGTCGTCCTCGAGCGCGGGCCCGGGGCGAGTTCCCTGTGCACCTTCCAGCGAGACGGAGATCTCGTCGCCGTAGTTGGAGACGTTGCCGTCGACCAGGTAGAACTTGCTGGCGTCGATGCCGGCGTTCACCAGCAGCGGGGCGATCGTCTTGAACTGCTCGAACGAGATGATCGCGACGGCGTCGGGGTTGGAGGCCTTGATGGTCTCAACCTGCGCATCGAACTGCGAGTCACCGACGTTGAAGCCCGCGGTCTCGACGACCTTGCCGCCGTTGCCCTCGAACGTCGTCGTGATCGCGTCGCGCAGACCGGTGCCGTACGGGTCGTTCTGGTAGATGATGCCGAGCGTCTTGTGGCCGTCCTCGGCGATCAGGTTGCCGAGCACCTCACCCTGCAGCAGGTCGCTGGGGGCGGTGCGGAAGTACAGGCCCTTGGTCACGCCGTCCTCGGACAGCTTGGTGAAGTCGGGTGACGTGTTCGAGGGCGAGATCGTGATGATGCCCTTGCTCACGTTGCCGTCGAGGATGATCTTCGACACACCGGATGCCGCGGCACCCACGATGCCCGCCACGCCGGCGTTCTGCAGCGTGGTGATCGAGGTCTCGTAGGCCTTGGTGTCGCTGTCGCCCTCGTCCTGAGAGTTCATGTCGACGGTGATGCCGGCCTTGGCGTCGTTGATCTCCTGAGTCGCGAGTCCGACACCGGCGTACATCGGCGGGCCGAGGAACGCGAGCGAACCGGACGACGGAAGCAGCGAACCCAGCTTGAGACTGATGTCGGCGGCTGGCTTGTCGTCACCAGGCTTGTCGCTCGGCGTGTCGGTCGGCGTGCTGGAACAGCCCGCGATCACCAGTGCGGATGCGCTGACCAGCGCGATCCCTGCGAAGATTCTCGCCGGTCGCGAGCCCTTCAATGCGTTCATGTTGCTCCCTTGCGTAACTGAACGTGGATTACCACCTTCGGGTGATTCTTACCCTATTCGGTCGGAGACACCGGAAGAGCCATCCTGGGTCTCGGTCCCTTAACGATCGGTCAGGAGTGTCATGATGGGGACGGCGCGGGGGTGGTATGAGAGGTCCGCTCAGATCAGCTCCGGCAGGTCGGCTCGCCGCATCCGTCCCTTCTGAAACACCAGGTCGATGACGAAGACCGAGATCGCGACCCACACCAGGACGAAGCCGATCCAGCGCTCCGCCGGCATCGGCTCGCCCAGCACCGCCCAGCCCAGCAGGAACTGCATGATCGGGGTGATGAACTGGATCATCCCGACCAGCGACAGGTCCACCCGTCTGGTGCCGGCGGCGAACAGCAGCAGCGGCACGGCGGTCGCGATGCCCGCGCACAGCAGCAGCCCGGTGTGCAGGGGACTGACAGTTCCCATGGTGATGCCGTCGCCCTGCCCCACGACGACGAGGATGACCACCGCGATCGGGATCAGCCAGAACGATTCCAGCGCGAGGCCGCTGACGGCATCCACGGCAGGCCCGATCTTCTTCTTGACCAGCCCGTACAGTCCGAACGATCCGGTCAGCGACAGGGCGATCCACGGGAAGGAGCCGTAGGCGACGATGATCACGCCGACCGCCACCGCGGCGATCGCGATCGCAACCCACTGCGCGGCGCGGATGCGCTCGTGCAGCACCAGCACGCCCAGCAGCACGGTGAAGATCGGGTTGATGAAATAGCCCAGGCTCGTCTCGACGACCTGCTCGGTCATCGTGGCGATCACGAAGACCTGCCAGTTGATGTAGATCAGGATGCCGGCCAGTACCGTCAGGGCCAGCACCTTGGGCTGCCGCCAGATGGCGCGCAGGCGCTGCCAGCCGCGGGTGAGCGCCAGCAGCAGGATGCAGAACCCCAGCGTCAGCAGCAGGCGCCAGGCCACGACCTCGAACGGGCCGGTGGGAGCGAGCAGGATGAAGTACAGCGGGAAGATCCCCCACAGCAGATATGCGCCGACCGTGTACAGGATCCCGGCGGTCTTCGTACTCACCGCCCAAGCCTACCGGCGTTCATCCCCCTCGCTCCGGTCGCACTTTTTGTCGCTTTCCCGCTCTGGAAGCGGCGAAAAGTGCGACCGGAAGGCGTGTGCGGGGACAGCGAAAGGGCCCGGATGCTCAGCATCCGGGCCCTTCGAGAACGTCAGCGTCAGCGGACGACGACCGCCAGGACGTCGCGAGCCGAGAGCACCAGGTACTCGTCGTTGCCGAACTTGACCTCGGTGCCGCCGTACTTGCTGTAGAGCACGCGGTCGCCCACGGCGACGTCGAGCGGAACGCGATTGCCGTTGTCGTCGATGCGGCCGGGGCCCACTGCCACGACCTCGCCCTCCTGGGGCTTCTCCTTGGCGGTATCGGGGA
Above is a window of Microbacterium suwonense DNA encoding:
- a CDS encoding ABC transporter ATP-binding protein, giving the protein MTDAAQSPSDAAAWAGSPGISSEVVVELTDVHAGYLPGVNILNGANLVARQGELIGIIGPNGAGKSTLLKAIFGLVHVRQGEITVNGESVVGLKADKLVQRGVGFVPQTNNVFPSLSIEENLQMGLYQNPKAYAERLEFVTGIFAELGSRLKQRAGSLSGGERQMVAMSRALMMNPSVLLLDEPSAGLSPVRQDDAFIRVSDINKAGVTTIMVEQNARRCLQICDRGYVLDQGRDAYEGTGRALLEDPKVIGLYLGTLGQDAA
- a CDS encoding ABC transporter substrate-binding protein — encoded protein: MNALKGSRPARIFAGIALVSASALVIAGCSSTPTDTPSDKPGDDKPAADISLKLGSLLPSSGSLAFLGPPMYAGVGLATQEINDAKAGITVDMNSQDEGDSDTKAYETSITTLQNAGVAGIVGAAASGVSKIILDGNVSKGIITISPSNTSPDFTKLSEDGVTKGLYFRTAPSDLLQGEVLGNLIAEDGHKTLGIIYQNDPYGTGLRDAITTTFEGNGGKVVETAGFNVGDSQFDAQVETIKASNPDAVAIISFEQFKTIAPLLVNAGIDASKFYLVDGNVSNYGDEISVSLEGAQGTRPGPALEDDFTQRLQDYWTGKGNAEIKDFTYAAESYDAVILMALASLSAQSTDGVDIAAKMQEVSGGVDGGTACTSFADCAKIINDGGQADYNGYSGDVTFDEWGDPQGAAIGVFKFGGDNTYTRTN
- the rarD gene encoding EamA family transporter RarD, whose translation is MSTKTAGILYTVGAYLLWGIFPLYFILLAPTGPFEVVAWRLLLTLGFCILLLALTRGWQRLRAIWRQPKVLALTVLAGILIYINWQVFVIATMTEQVVETSLGYFINPIFTVLLGVLVLHERIRAAQWVAIAIAAVAVGVIIVAYGSFPWIALSLTGSFGLYGLVKKKIGPAVDAVSGLALESFWLIPIAVVILVVVGQGDGITMGTVSPLHTGLLLCAGIATAVPLLLFAAGTRRVDLSLVGMIQFITPIMQFLLGWAVLGEPMPAERWIGFVLVWVAISVFVIDLVFQKGRMRRADLPELI
- the groES gene encoding co-chaperone GroES: MSVSIKPLEDRIVIQQVEAEQTTASGLVIPDTAKEKPQEGEVVAVGPGRIDDNGNRVPLDVAVGDRVLYSKYGGTEVKFGNDEYLVLSARDVLAVVVR